The genomic region caacagtacaaatagggtctcagcacatagtccggggcatctaatctccgctagcttagctggatttctattgtgaagctaaaaacagatttcaactctcctccatcagcttccgggtcggggaagtcccgacgcgacgattaccgagtgcggttagaaatgctcaattccgttcttttccctgtccgctctcgataataactgttataaactggcaggtaagacacatatgaactttgattggttttccatggagtcataatcacacattttcatccatgagccgcggaactctactgcactcggtaatcgactcgtcgggacttcccgtcaacaggaagctgctgcagaagagtggtaaatttagtcagcttttcaggtctgctaacttgatctctcgagagggagtctaacacagtttcacggtgtgttagaccatagattaaatttacactggaatatctcTTTAAATTAAAAGGATTCTGGTCATATTTGCTGTTATCCAAAGCTGCCTGATATTCGGTGAAACGTCATGATGACATGCAGCTCTGTAACAGATCGTGATGTGACAGCTGTACCTTTCCCCCAATGCGTTCGATCTGCACATTCTGTGTATCGATCTCGTTCCCCATGTCCAGCGCCATGCTCTTCAGATTCCCGATGATGCTGCCGACGTGAGACAGGTTCTCCTCCATCTCATCCTCTCGGGCATCGTTAGTCACTCTGAGGAAGAGCAGAgtaaagtgtgtttgtgagagtgtTTGTCCAGCTGCCTGTGTGACTGATGACTGGTGGTATTACATGTCAGTCTGAACTAAAGGAGAGCAAACACACTCCACAGCTGCCTCGCTCGACACACCGACCAGCAATAACACACATCATTATACTCTATTACTCTCCACCTCCGTATGTGTCCTCCGCTCATGATCATTATCTCCCTCTCATCCACCACATGAGATGATGGCGGCTGATTGGAAACAACGCCGTCCTGACCCGAGGCTCCTCCCCAGACCGCTTTGTACGCACCGCTCTCCTCAAAGGCCTTCAGtctgagagagacaaagaggaggGGAATGACCTCATGACTGAAATGTGATGCAGACCCACACTGTAGCCACACTGGTCCAACAGCCACTCTAcagtgtttgctttttattGGAATAAAGGCCCGGCACTTCTATCTGCACGTCTGTTGGTGTAAAGTGTCTGTTGGGTGAAGTTCCAGTATGGATACAGAAGTGATCTAATTATAACAAAGAGatgtcaaaaaacattttgtaagaTGATCTGAGCAGGTGTTAATATTCACAGCAGCCAAGCAAGCAGGCAGCAAAAGAAGCTGAAGCAGCAGATGGAACAAAACAATTGTTTCTGGCCAAATCTGACAGATTCATGAAAGTATTTCTCAAACTACTTTATGTGCCGTGACTAAATCCAgttggcggccattttcctcagaAGTCAAGGTAacagctttgtttttctccactgGTTTTCATGCTCCTACTGTGGTTgagttatttctttatttgtcttttttaagtgtttaggttaatatttctgattttgttgtGCTACACCGCCTCAGATTGGCTTGCGTCTATcgatttcttttgtttcttcgCCTGGGAACTCTGTGCTAATTATAACAAATAAGAGTTTTCAACAGAATTTTATGTCTTCTTAGTGCTGACAAAACAGAATAAACTGACAGAGATTCTCATGGAGCTGATGGTCAAGAGGATCAGTCGTGTTCATAACTGTACGTTTAGCGGTTGTCTGATGTTAAAgggttgtgtctgtgtttttcttgtggTCGGTCTGTAAAACAAATGGACAGCAGCAGATTGTGAGCTGTGGttttcccagtaaacacaccgacctcttcggCTGTCGTTATCACTGCAccgcttcctgattgatcaTCTGATGACACATTGAACAGTGAAATCCAGAAGAATCTCAGTCCCTATTCCAAGGTAAAACTATATATTTGATAACTGATGATATCCTGTTAGAGCTAACATCGGCATTAATCCACTTCCTCGCTAACGCTAACATTTGATAGTGTTGCATGACGTGAATGTGATCTTATGTTTACTGTCTAGTGAGCTGGAAATATGATGGTGGTGGAAAAATATTATAATTCTGAATCAGAAAAACCTGATCATCATATACTCACCTCATAATAATGTACTagtcgtgcacacacacacacacacacacaaacacacacacacacacacacacacacacacacacacacacacacacacccctacaCCTACTTATCACAGGAGCAGAGGCCGCAGCACTTGCCCAGGTCAGTCAGGTTTTTCTCGGCCTCCTTCATATCAGAGTTGATCTGATCCAAACCCTCCTCTACACGCTCCAACTGCTCTacgagaggagaaggaggacggGGGGAGGACGGaggagcaggcaggaggagaggaagaagaaaggaggacgGGAAGGAGAAGGAGTGGGAAAGAGGAAGGTTGAAGGGGGGAGATGATGGTTGGAGGACggtgaagagaagaagagtgaaCATGGACAGATTGAAGGGagaagatggtggaggaggcaaaacaaaatccaaaaacagaacaaaaatcacCAAATTATTCCTAATAGCCGCGCAGCTGAACTGAAAAACCAGCCACCAGcaactgaaataataaaaaactcaCTCTCAAATCATAAATAACATCACTTAGCACCAACGATAGCTGTGCCAGAGTGGAGCTAACAGGGCCGAACCATGCCGAGCCGTGCCAGCCTCAGTGCCCAGTTCCATCATGTGTactgtgtgaaatgttcacGTCACACTGGACCAGAGTTCCTGTTTCAGTAACTGTGTGACGATAACAACGGCTAAATTTAAGTTGCTTTTAAGCATCAGTGTTGCAAAACATACCTTAAAGTCATACTTGAggaaaagtaaagatattgagCTAAAATTTTACTTTGTAAAAGTCtcaaagtatctgatattaaaaggGTAAACTAGTACAAATATATCAAACATATATTTAATGTATTACTTTGGGCCGACTGATGATCGGTGTAGCGAAATATTGTATCTTAAATCATTTATCTGATTATCAGActcagtgtttgtttaaatCATGCTTGCTGATAAtagaaattaatttaaaaatgacgTATAAGACGTTTATAAAGTTTTCAAACATGTAGTAAAGTTAAAAGTATAACGTGCCTCCAATACGTAGTGttgtggaagtataaagtagcagaaaatcgAAAATACTGCAGTACAAATATCTCAAACTTGTACACAAATACAGAGTGTCACTAAGTATTTGCCAGAATGTCTATAACATAATTATATGCTGATTTCACACCTCACTGTATTAATATTTGGAGTTTTGATTATTGGGCAACAATTGTCTCTTTCAGCTTagtttatttcacattttgtgtAACTATGTCCGGACGCCTGCTTGAGGGCTCATTGTggaatatatataatatatatggaAGTCTAATAAAGTCGTGCAGAAGTGACACTTTGGCACATATCTTACATTATTTGTGATCAAATTAAGCAGTTTGAGACACTGAAGCTTCATAAACCACCAGTCTTTTCGGATAACGATGAACAGTTGGTTTAATTCCCTAAATATTTTCTCTATTGTTGAATCAAACCCAATAAACACCATATTTATGTAATGGAACTGGGTTTCTGAGGCCCGCCGTTGTGTGAAGGCACGGATCCTGGACAGAAACCAGACCTACTTCCTGATTGGCCAGATACACAGACCACAGCACTGAGCCATGTCTGTCAGGTTCTTCTCTGCCTCCCTCATGTCCCTGTTGATGGAGTCCATGCCTTCCTCAATACGCTCCAGCTGCTCTGTTAGGAACAGGAGTTTTATGGTGCTGGGTTTTATGGCGTTGTAACAAACAGCAGAGACGGACGGCGTGTAACGACCCTCTGATCTGATTGGTCGAGTCCGTGTTCAGACCAACATGTGCAGACAGTGCTGACAATCCACATAAATCAAAGCTCATAGAGgtctcaaacacattttcagacatAGTGTGGATACAGCTACCTCTGCGTGGATTAACTGAAGCTCATACTTCATTCAGTGGACGGACTGGAAGGATGTTGGGAAGTTAAATCTACAATCTGCCAGAAATGAATCTGACATGTACCATTCCTGTGTATCATGTCAGCTTCCTGAGGTtcagtttaaaggagcagtttgtaagatatggccagattttttgattaaaacattcccaacagagtgtgaagaaacacgTATCCCCCGTCTTCAGACTGAACCTCCGTTGCTCTCAGAGGCTAGACCGAGCCAAGGTAGCCACGATAGCTAGCTACAGCAGATgatagctagcaaagagcagcaggtaGGTTAGGTGATATGCTGCTCCCGATGATTTTAGATCTCTTATTTACAAATGACACCTTTAAGCagacacattttcatcttttaaatgTGATACTGCAGAACAAGAACAGCCGTGTTAAACCACCAGACAGCTTTGAAGTTGTtaaacaacaaagcagcttGTCCTGCATCGTGTCTTTGTGTTTAACTGATTCTGTGTAACCCACATGTTGTTCTTTGTCCTGCAGAACGACTCATACAGAGTAAAATAATAGAGATCTCCATGGGCAGACATCCTaagctccctctctccctcctagAATTTAAGGAATGATCAAGTTGAGCTGTTTACCTCCTTGTTCATCCAGCATGACCAAAGCTCTGATCCCAGCGTCTTTACTCTGGAGAGAggagcacaaagacaaacacagatttcAGATCAACTTTATGATGGTCAAGCGTCCCTGAACACAACACCAGAGAGACATTTTgaaactcctcttcatcacttctACATCACATCATGACAATATGTGACATTCTAAGGCTGCTGGAACTCGTCTATCTGCAGCATGTAAACTGAAACCAAACGCTGCCTGGATGACAGACAATATAAACACTCATCTTGTGTTTGGAAAATGGGGAATTATATTCGGCTTCACTGATTACGACActgtcctctctgctgtgttgtcTCTGCTCTCGTCCACTTCTGTTTTCAGCATGTCAAAGCCCACAGTCGTTTTCCAGAAGCTCAGAGTTAATCAGCATCCATCTTGTTTAAAGTGTAATTTGGTTGAGACATGTTTGGTCATTTCCTCTTGTGGAAACTACAGtggaaacactgtgtgtgtgtgtgtgtgtgtgtgtgtgtgtgtgtgtgtgtgtgtgtgtgtgtgtgtgtgtgtgtgtacctcctccaccagcgTCATCATCCTTCTTGTGCTCTCCAgggactgaaacacacaaactacaGTCAGATTCATCCTGATAAAACATTCAACAAGTtacatgaatatttttttttattgccggTTTGAATAACTAGTTTTagttaaattcaaaataaagtctCATCTCCTCAGCCTAAATTTTATTTCTAAGTTTTCCTGACAGTAAGGACAATAACAGCTTCCAAAAACCTAGGAGTGAGTTAGAATTTCTGGGTTTTCAGTGTCTTAGTCTTTGAATCTTTCActcttcatgtgttaacaacagttagcggttgctaacgagtgtctgaatgagactacagaggttgtcggggacattaaacgtcctcacagcgaacacggagactcatctactcactagtccgtctttacagccactttagttacacactgttctaactctgactttacaacttgtacattgatcagtttatagaaaacctggatagtaactgtgcagtaagactcgtagtggtggtgacgtttcagtcatgtgaccatgatgtcgtctgtttgtagcctagcattagcttcttactgctacacagttaatttagcttcacacatcacagagtggagttcatctgtggagattatctggatcaacaAAATGCATCAGTATCATAAAGTTGCattgtcacagagattattttctgcaaaatccAATTTAAAAATCTCTGTCTTTTTGGTGAGATATCAGGGCGATGCTAACATCTCTGCATTCCTCAATTATTAGGTGCTATAAACATTTATATCAGTGCACAGCAGGTCAGCTGAACATGCAGGATTGGGCAGTTTCTCCACAAGCAAACATACAATACAGAACACAACAAGAGTATGTATGGAAAAGAATAATGATCAGATGTTAAGTTAGAATCATATTGAGACAATTATTTTAAGATTCACTCCATCAACAAGCCTTTTAAACCAGACACAACAAACTGATCCTGTCATTCTTAATGATTAGTGACAAAATTCTAATGTTTTTCCAggaataaatgtgtgtttttatgagtaCATGACCAGTCAAAAATATACAGATTGGACCTTTAACTGCTGTTTTGCCTCGAACCTTTAAAAAAGTCAACACACAGCAGACGTAATGATCTGCATCACACATGGATACTCTGCTCCAGTCTTTCCGCcccttgctgtgtgtgtgatgtgtgtgtgtgtgtgtgtgtgtgtgtgtgtgtgtgtgtgcattgtgtgtgtgtgatgtgtgtgtgtgtgtgtgatgtgtatgtgtgtgtgtgtattctgtaAATATCATGTCAGTCCTCCGGGACTTCCCCACAGAGGGGTTGATGAGGTGACAAATGGCTTTGACCTGTAGTAGCCTTTAAACCCCaaggagtctgtgtgtgtgtgtgtgtgtgtgtgtgtgtgtgtgtgtgtgtgtgtgtgcgtgcgtgcgtgcgtgcgtgtgtgtgtgtgtgtgtgtgtgtg from Sparus aurata chromosome 2, fSpaAur1.1, whole genome shotgun sequence harbors:
- the LOC115570043 gene encoding synaptosomal-associated protein 25 isoform X1, which produces MASDPPILTEQEELQRRANQVTDESLESTRRMMTLVEESKDAGIRALVMLDEQGEQLERIEEGMDSINRDMREAEKNLTDMAQCCGLCIWPIRKLKAFEESGAYKAVWGGASGQDGVVSNQPPSSHVVDEREIMIMSGGHIRRVTNDAREDEMEENLSHVGSIIGNLKSMALDMGNEIDTQNVQIERIGGKAILNVSRIDAANQKAHNLMKR
- the LOC115570043 gene encoding synaptosomal-associated protein 25 isoform X2; translation: MASDPPILTEQEELQRRANQVTDESLESTRRMMTLVEESKDAGIRALVMLDEQGEQLERVEEGLDQINSDMKEAEKNLTDLGKCCGLCSCDKLKAFEESGAYKAVWGGASGQDGVVSNQPPSSHVVDEREIMIMSGGHIRRVTNDAREDEMEENLSHVGSIIGNLKSMALDMGNEIDTQNVQIERIGGKAILNVSRIDAANQKAHNLMKR